Proteins encoded in a region of the Streptomyces sp. NBC_00513 genome:
- a CDS encoding TetR/AcrR family transcriptional regulator produces the protein MPKRVDHEERRAQIAEALVRVAGRRGLHAVGMRDVAAEAGVSLRLVQYYFETKEKLLLYGLQHLTERFTARVAARLAAAGPTPGPRATVEALLLASLPTDEESRTFHLLYSSYAILSVTDEALAAQPFIDNPDAAENAVTGLLEQAREAGLADPDVDARTEAISLLAMTATMGTSILVGQRSPESAIGVLRHHLDRIFTKPADGNPTGG, from the coding sequence ATGCCGAAGCGCGTGGACCACGAGGAACGGCGGGCGCAGATCGCCGAGGCGCTCGTCCGGGTCGCCGGACGGCGCGGACTGCACGCGGTCGGGATGCGCGACGTCGCAGCCGAGGCCGGCGTGTCCCTGCGCCTGGTCCAGTACTACTTCGAGACCAAGGAGAAGCTGCTCCTCTACGGCCTCCAGCACCTGACCGAACGCTTCACGGCGCGCGTCGCCGCCCGACTCGCCGCCGCGGGCCCGACCCCCGGGCCGCGCGCGACCGTCGAGGCACTGCTCCTGGCATCGCTGCCCACCGACGAGGAGAGCCGCACCTTCCACCTCCTCTACAGCTCCTACGCGATCCTGTCCGTGACCGACGAGGCGCTGGCCGCCCAGCCCTTCATCGACAACCCCGACGCCGCCGAGAACGCCGTGACCGGGCTGCTCGAACAGGCCCGGGAAGCCGGCCTGGCCGACCCCGACGTGGACGCGCGCACCGAGGCGATCAGCCTGCTCGCCATGACGGCGACCATGGGGACGAGCATCCTCGTGGGACAGCGGTCACCCGAGTCGGCCATCGGGGTGCTGCGCCACCACCTGGACCGGATCTTCACGAAGCCCGCGGACGGGAACCCGACGGGCGGATGA
- the eccCa gene encoding type VII secretion protein EccCa: protein MSTRMVHRPARTTRPLPVPGARTIEPPPNLPEGRTGGALHTLMPIAGVMSSVVMMTMVRNSQFAGIGAIVLLVTVIGSVGMLLSQRGKAQRTRRQQRERYLEYLEELREELGAEERERRETARVLDPPPEALYDIVRDPARLWERRRLDGDFLRVRVGTGRMPVRPLDVGEQGGSVLTPPDRFMLNEAGALRKRFSTATDLPLTVPLDRAGNVSVVGDREGVLRVVRALLTQTAVAHAPDDVALALACPGDRMSDWAWVKWLPHTLDPDEHDGPVSARRIAPAPAQLARLMNRDLRARASYAAEVRRGLSGKDALEMTGRLLVVSDGYGEDARELPRPDDAVTLRDMGVTVLHLVADRVQEPGQVSLRITVDGDRVHIEDLRPAEPVTAHGTADPATAAGAEGVARLLAPLRLSAESLVDAPLSGPVDFTEMLGVEDPASLDVRELWRPRGERAFLRVPIGISDSRQPVLLDLKESSELGMGPHGLCVGATGSGKSELLRTLVLALVASHPPEDLAMVLVDYKGGATFAPFADLPHVAGVITNLENQAGLVERVHSSLAGEVQRRQQVLKDAGNIADIGHYAALRETRPDLDPLPHLFVVIDEFGELLTAKPDFIDLFLSIGRIGRSIGVHLLLSSQRIEGGKLKGLDTYLSYRLGLRTFSADESRTVLDTTDAFHLPPIPGFGYLKVDTSAYERFKAGFVSGPYHGPVARNVEDEGPAVHLYPEYNTLGEPEAAPSGEDRPAMRNRNPGPTVMSVVVDQLRHAARPTRAIWLPPLPRAIALDTSAGPLRTGERGVQLAVRPGPLKVPLGLLDDPARQWQGQWVLDLTVGGGHAAVIGGPQSGKTTLLRTLALSLAMTHTPREVGIYGLDLIGGGLAALSGLPHVGGIAGRADRERAARTVEEVRGMLAAREELFREHGIDSVERLRELRAEGRLPELSSTEIVLLIDGFGALRDDFDEIEDAVTDLLKRGGGYGIHVVAGMLRWNDVRIATQSLFGTRVELRLNDPGDSSIDRKLAETLAPDEKGRVLTDGKLFAQAALPRIDSLASTSELGPAVEQAAMVVRSSWSGDGAQRVRVLPSRIPVAALPSVTTEPNRVPLGLDQTALAPVLLDLFKRDQHLMILGDSECGKTNLLRLVTQGLMERYSDEEIVFAVMDPRRGLRKLVPEEYRGGYAHNSRLCGALATGIATELEKRMPDDLASQDALVSGTWYSGPRIVILIDDYDILTTGGQQPLAPFMPFIPSAQDIGLHFVVTRRVAGASRALYEPFLMTLRESGTSAVVMTGDRQEGQLFPGVYASTQPPGRGTLVRRGEATRLIQTALAGADGDTETTADRA, encoded by the coding sequence ATGAGCACCCGCATGGTCCACCGCCCCGCCCGCACCACCCGGCCGCTGCCCGTCCCCGGGGCGCGCACGATCGAGCCGCCGCCCAATCTGCCCGAGGGCAGGACGGGCGGCGCGCTGCACACCCTCATGCCCATCGCCGGCGTGATGAGTTCCGTCGTGATGATGACGATGGTGCGCAACAGCCAGTTCGCGGGCATCGGCGCGATCGTGCTGCTCGTCACCGTCATCGGTTCGGTCGGCATGCTGCTGTCGCAGCGGGGCAAGGCCCAGCGCACCCGGCGCCAGCAGCGCGAGCGCTATCTGGAGTACCTGGAGGAGCTGCGCGAGGAGCTGGGCGCCGAGGAGCGCGAGCGCCGCGAGACGGCGCGGGTCCTCGATCCGCCGCCCGAGGCGCTCTACGACATCGTGCGCGACCCCGCCCGGCTGTGGGAGCGGCGGCGCCTCGACGGCGACTTCCTGCGCGTGCGCGTGGGCACCGGGCGGATGCCGGTGCGCCCCCTGGACGTCGGTGAGCAGGGCGGCAGCGTCCTCACCCCGCCCGACCGGTTCATGCTCAATGAGGCCGGCGCGCTGAGGAAACGATTCTCTACAGCGACCGACCTGCCCCTGACCGTCCCCCTGGACCGCGCCGGCAACGTCAGCGTCGTCGGCGACCGCGAGGGCGTCCTGCGCGTCGTACGCGCCCTGCTCACCCAGACCGCCGTCGCCCACGCGCCCGACGACGTCGCGCTCGCGCTCGCCTGCCCCGGCGACCGCATGAGCGACTGGGCGTGGGTCAAGTGGCTGCCGCACACCCTCGACCCCGACGAGCACGACGGGCCCGTCAGCGCCCGCCGCATCGCCCCCGCGCCGGCGCAGCTCGCCCGGCTGATGAACCGGGACCTGCGTGCCCGCGCCTCCTACGCCGCCGAGGTGCGCCGCGGCCTGTCCGGCAAGGACGCCCTGGAGATGACCGGGCGACTGCTGGTCGTCAGTGACGGGTACGGCGAGGACGCGCGGGAACTGCCCCGCCCCGACGACGCCGTGACCCTGCGGGACATGGGCGTCACCGTGCTGCACCTGGTGGCCGACCGGGTGCAGGAGCCCGGCCAGGTGTCCCTGCGCATCACCGTCGACGGCGACCGGGTCCACATCGAGGACCTGCGTCCCGCCGAGCCCGTCACCGCCCACGGCACCGCCGACCCGGCCACCGCCGCCGGCGCCGAGGGCGTCGCCCGCCTGCTGGCCCCGCTGCGGCTGTCCGCCGAGTCCCTCGTCGACGCCCCGCTCTCCGGCCCCGTCGACTTCACCGAGATGCTCGGCGTCGAGGACCCGGCCTCCCTGGACGTCCGCGAGCTGTGGCGACCCCGCGGCGAACGCGCCTTCCTGCGCGTACCGATCGGCATCAGCGACTCCCGCCAACCGGTCCTGCTCGACCTGAAGGAGTCCTCCGAGCTGGGCATGGGCCCGCACGGCCTGTGCGTCGGCGCCACCGGCTCCGGCAAGAGCGAACTGCTGCGCACCCTGGTGCTGGCGCTGGTCGCCTCGCATCCGCCGGAGGACCTCGCCATGGTCCTCGTCGACTACAAGGGCGGCGCCACCTTCGCCCCCTTCGCCGACCTGCCGCACGTCGCCGGCGTGATCACGAACCTGGAGAACCAGGCCGGTCTCGTCGAGCGCGTCCATTCCTCCCTCGCCGGCGAGGTACAGCGCCGCCAGCAGGTCCTCAAGGACGCCGGCAACATCGCCGACATCGGGCACTACGCCGCCCTGCGCGAGACCCGCCCCGACCTGGACCCGCTGCCGCACCTCTTCGTCGTCATCGACGAGTTCGGCGAACTCCTCACCGCCAAACCCGACTTCATCGACCTGTTCCTGTCCATCGGCCGCATCGGCCGCTCCATCGGCGTGCACCTGCTGCTCTCCAGCCAGCGCATCGAGGGCGGCAAGCTCAAGGGCCTGGACACCTACCTGTCCTACCGGCTGGGTCTGCGCACCTTCTCCGCCGACGAGTCCCGCACGGTGCTCGACACCACCGACGCATTCCACCTGCCGCCCATCCCCGGCTTCGGCTACCTCAAGGTCGACACCAGCGCCTACGAGCGTTTCAAGGCCGGCTTCGTCTCCGGGCCCTACCACGGGCCGGTCGCCCGGAACGTCGAGGACGAGGGCCCCGCCGTCCACCTCTACCCGGAGTACAACACCCTCGGCGAGCCCGAGGCGGCACCGTCCGGCGAGGACCGGCCGGCCATGCGCAACCGCAACCCCGGACCCACCGTCATGTCCGTCGTCGTCGACCAGCTCCGGCACGCCGCCCGGCCCACCCGTGCCATCTGGCTGCCGCCGCTGCCCCGGGCCATCGCCCTGGACACCTCGGCCGGTCCCCTGCGGACCGGGGAGCGCGGCGTACAACTGGCCGTCCGGCCGGGCCCGCTCAAGGTGCCGCTCGGTCTCCTCGACGACCCGGCCAGGCAGTGGCAGGGGCAGTGGGTCCTCGACCTCACCGTCGGCGGCGGCCACGCGGCCGTCATCGGCGGCCCGCAGTCCGGCAAGACCACCCTGCTGCGCACCCTGGCGCTGTCCCTTGCCATGACGCACACGCCGCGCGAGGTCGGCATCTACGGACTCGACCTCATCGGCGGCGGCCTCGCCGCGCTGTCCGGGCTCCCGCACGTCGGCGGGATCGCCGGCCGCGCCGACCGCGAACGCGCCGCCCGTACCGTCGAAGAGGTGCGCGGCATGCTCGCCGCCCGCGAGGAACTCTTCCGCGAGCACGGCATCGACTCCGTCGAGCGGCTGCGCGAACTGCGCGCCGAGGGCCGGCTCCCCGAGCTGTCCTCGACCGAGATCGTGCTCCTCATCGACGGCTTCGGCGCCCTGCGCGACGACTTCGACGAGATCGAGGACGCGGTCACCGACCTGCTCAAGCGCGGTGGCGGCTACGGCATCCACGTCGTCGCCGGCATGCTGCGCTGGAACGACGTCCGCATCGCCACCCAGTCCCTGTTCGGGACCCGCGTCGAGCTGCGCCTGAACGACCCCGGCGACTCCAGCATCGACCGCAAGCTCGCCGAGACCCTGGCCCCGGACGAGAAGGGTCGCGTCCTGACCGACGGCAAGCTCTTCGCCCAGGCGGCGCTGCCCCGCATCGACTCCCTCGCCTCGACCTCCGAGCTGGGCCCGGCCGTCGAACAGGCGGCCATGGTGGTCCGCTCGTCCTGGTCCGGCGACGGCGCCCAGCGGGTCAGGGTGCTGCCCTCCCGCATCCCGGTCGCCGCCCTGCCGTCCGTGACGACCGAACCCAACCGGGTGCCGCTCGGTCTGGACCAGACGGCCCTCGCGCCCGTCCTGCTCGACCTGTTCAAGCGGGACCAGCACCTGATGATCCTGGGCGACAGCGAGTGCGGGAAGACCAACCTGCTGCGCCTGGTCACCCAGGGCCTCATGGAGCGCTACTCCGACGAGGAGATCGTCTTCGCGGTGATGGACCCCCGCCGGGGCCTGCGCAAGCTGGTGCCCGAGGAGTACCGCGGCGGTTACGCCCACAACTCCCGGCTGTGCGGCGCCTTGGCGACCGGTATCGCCACCGAGTTGGAGAAGCGGATGCCCGACGACCTCGCCTCCCAGGACGCCCTGGTGTCCGGCACCTGGTACTCGGGCCCGCGCATCGTCATCCTCATCGACGACTACGACATCCTCACCACCGGCGGCCAGCAACCGCTCGCGCCGTTCATGCCGTTCATCCCCTCCGCACAGGACATCGGCCTGCACTTCGTCGTCACCCGCAGGGTGGCGGGAGCGTCGCGGGCGCTGTACGAGCCGTTCCTGATGACGCTCCGGGAGAGCGGTACCTCGGCGGTCGTCATGACCGGCGACCGGCAGGAGGGGCAACTCTTCCCCGGCGTGTACGCGAGCACCCAGCCGCCCGGGCGCGGCACGCTCGTCCGCCGCGGCGAGGCCACCCGGCTGATCCAGACGGCACTCGCCGGCGCGGACGGCGACACCGAGACCACAGCCGACCGCGCATGA
- a CDS encoding DUF6177 family protein encodes MTKDVIALTERMPDALAVLAGLLAGGPDLRVETAGEGAVVQLCDAEGRPLVSIEAPLLLQVPGEAARLLGPDAEPAGDGPAWWIEARATTGVPQAEQLAGAFAARLTMLLGGRVWPPDAPGTVGAASPVDVSGVTAVPLPAAAQPAVDMLTDEAAVVLQDRPVVPMTSWLSEALRATVESDRSLQIVTPPHCRLSLPTRLLLQSTPSRWVVQDERCGYYDGLTGAVLHWQDGAFSPDRDENGETAVADTFAEAGPTGERQLVLSFRTLHQPEADLVLGGALEAAWQALTGGPPAGWGTSEPAGLAWSRRQLTDLAYARAPRPTWTVVVGTPDRPAVATLRVIRTPEGVEEDVTLTVGFGSEEKPPLEALPGLAGELVTRHGLKTMMCQLRAARRDLSAPPRFERPPLPYAFVLGPAEVREAGRDVASRTPLRERPVQLGSNARPGYYYPLGDGESAESWTALEQLVRHLRGAPPA; translated from the coding sequence ATGACCAAAGACGTGATCGCGCTCACCGAGCGCATGCCGGACGCGCTGGCCGTCCTTGCGGGCCTCCTAGCGGGCGGCCCGGACCTGCGGGTCGAGACCGCCGGCGAGGGCGCCGTGGTCCAGTTGTGCGACGCCGAGGGACGGCCGCTCGTCTCGATCGAGGCGCCGCTGCTGCTCCAGGTACCGGGCGAGGCGGCCCGGCTGCTGGGGCCCGACGCCGAGCCGGCCGGCGACGGCCCGGCGTGGTGGATCGAGGCGCGCGCCACCACGGGCGTGCCGCAGGCCGAGCAGCTCGCGGGTGCCTTCGCGGCCCGTCTGACCATGCTCCTGGGCGGCCGGGTATGGCCGCCGGACGCCCCCGGCACCGTCGGCGCCGCCAGCCCGGTCGACGTCTCGGGCGTGACGGCCGTACCGCTCCCGGCCGCCGCCCAGCCGGCCGTCGACATGCTCACCGACGAGGCCGCCGTCGTCCTCCAGGACCGCCCGGTCGTCCCCATGACGAGCTGGCTCTCCGAGGCGCTGCGGGCCACCGTGGAGAGCGACCGGTCCCTGCAGATCGTCACCCCGCCGCACTGCCGCCTCTCCCTGCCCACCCGCCTGCTGCTGCAGTCCACGCCCTCGCGCTGGGTGGTGCAGGACGAGCGCTGCGGCTACTACGACGGGCTGACCGGCGCGGTACTGCACTGGCAGGACGGCGCCTTCTCCCCGGACCGGGACGAGAACGGTGAGACCGCGGTGGCGGACACCTTCGCGGAGGCGGGGCCCACCGGGGAGCGTCAGCTCGTCCTCTCCTTCCGCACCCTGCACCAGCCGGAGGCGGACCTCGTTCTCGGCGGCGCGCTGGAAGCCGCCTGGCAGGCGCTGACCGGCGGTCCGCCGGCCGGTTGGGGAACCTCGGAGCCGGCCGGTCTGGCCTGGTCGCGGCGCCAACTGACCGACCTGGCGTACGCGCGCGCCCCCCGCCCCACCTGGACGGTGGTCGTCGGCACCCCGGACCGGCCCGCCGTCGCCACCCTGCGCGTGATCCGCACCCCGGAGGGGGTCGAGGAGGACGTCACCCTCACCGTGGGCTTCGGCTCGGAGGAGAAGCCGCCGCTGGAGGCCCTGCCGGGGCTGGCCGGCGAGCTGGTGACCCGGCACGGGTTGAAGACCATGATGTGCCAACTCCGGGCGGCGCGGCGGGACCTGAGTGCCCCGCCCCGCTTCGAGCGCCCGCCGCTGCCGTACGCCTTCGTGCTGGGCCCCGCGGAGGTACGGGAGGCGGGGCGTGACGTCGCGAGCAGGACGCCGCTGAGGGAACGTCCGGTACAGCTCGGCTCGAACGCCCGGCCGGGCTACTACTACCCGCTGGGCGACGGCGAGAGCGCCGAGAGCTGGACCGCCCTGGAGCAGCTCGTGCGCCACCTGCGCGGGGCGCCGCCCGCCTGA
- a CDS encoding EsaB/YukD family protein produces MVNVGEKQRTELSRITLVGDRRRVDLVLPSNEPIGRLLPDVLRLLDDRVGERPAARHLINAEGTVLPQDGTLAEAAVPDGAVLRLVRVHDAPSAPVVHDVTDELAEDLDVRAWRWRPEARRWTAGVATIAPAVTAGVLARDGLGTAEVAAPLAVLAVIVAAVGAVAARIGTRAGTRAATRAGQNGRDGRPAPAGQADRSGQAGRAEQAGQAGRDLGGTLMLTGGALGVLAAWTAADAHAWGGPARLAAVAGALAVTLTLAGLFSRLGKGGLIGAGAVVVTTGAWEAVAALQADPARVGSVMALVSVVVLGLLPRLALMAAGLTGLDDRRSGGASVSRHEVDTALAATHRGLVLATVAVAASAAAGGLLAVTAPSWWTVLLASLTVVVLLSRSRAFPLIAEVVTLLTAALVLLVSLVVLWIDHVPGAPYGPLAALCGVALVPLAVLAVQLPEHVGVRLRRAVDLVETIGVIALFPLVVGVFGVYARLLHQF; encoded by the coding sequence GTGGTAAACGTGGGGGAAAAGCAGCGCACGGAATTGAGCAGGATCACTCTCGTCGGCGATCGTCGGAGAGTGGATCTGGTGCTCCCCTCGAATGAGCCCATCGGACGGCTTCTGCCCGATGTCCTGCGGCTGTTGGACGACAGGGTGGGCGAGCGGCCGGCCGCCCGGCATCTGATCAATGCAGAGGGAACGGTTCTGCCGCAGGACGGAACGCTGGCCGAGGCCGCCGTGCCCGACGGCGCCGTATTGCGGCTCGTCCGCGTGCACGACGCCCCCTCCGCCCCCGTCGTGCACGACGTCACCGACGAGCTCGCCGAGGACCTGGACGTACGCGCGTGGCGCTGGCGGCCCGAGGCCCGGCGGTGGACCGCGGGCGTGGCGACGATCGCGCCGGCCGTGACCGCCGGCGTGCTCGCGCGCGACGGTCTCGGCACGGCCGAGGTGGCGGCTCCCCTCGCGGTTCTGGCCGTGATCGTGGCGGCCGTCGGCGCGGTCGCCGCGCGGATCGGCACGCGGGCCGGTACGCGAGCCGCCACCCGGGCGGGTCAGAACGGCCGGGACGGTCGGCCCGCCCCGGCGGGACAGGCGGACCGGTCAGGTCAGGCAGGACGCGCGGAGCAGGCGGGTCAGGCGGGCCGCGACCTCGGCGGCACCCTCATGCTGACCGGTGGCGCCCTCGGCGTGCTCGCCGCGTGGACCGCCGCCGACGCCCACGCCTGGGGCGGGCCCGCGCGGCTCGCCGCCGTGGCCGGCGCGCTCGCCGTGACGCTCACGCTCGCCGGGCTGTTCTCGCGGCTCGGCAAGGGCGGCCTGATCGGCGCCGGAGCCGTCGTCGTCACCACCGGGGCGTGGGAGGCCGTCGCGGCGCTCCAGGCCGATCCGGCGCGCGTCGGATCCGTCATGGCCCTCGTGTCGGTCGTCGTCCTCGGCCTGCTGCCCCGCCTCGCGCTGATGGCCGCCGGGCTCACGGGACTCGACGACCGCCGCTCGGGCGGCGCGTCCGTCAGCCGCCACGAGGTCGACACCGCCCTCGCCGCCACCCACCGCGGGCTGGTCCTGGCCACCGTCGCCGTCGCCGCGTCCGCCGCGGCCGGCGGGCTGCTGGCCGTCACCGCCCCCTCGTGGTGGACGGTCCTCCTCGCGTCCCTCACCGTCGTCGTGCTGCTCTCCCGCTCGCGCGCCTTCCCCCTGATCGCCGAGGTCGTCACGCTGCTGACCGCCGCCCTGGTGCTGCTCGTATCCCTCGTGGTGCTGTGGATCGACCACGTCCCCGGCGCCCCGTACGGGCCACTGGCCGCGCTCTGCGGGGTGGCGCTCGTGCCGCTCGCCGTGCTGGCGGTCCAGCTGCCGGAACACGTCGGCGTCCGGCTGCGGCGTGCCGTCGACCTCGTCGAGACGATCGGCGTGATCGCACTGTTCCCGCTCGTGGTCGGGGTCTTCGGCGTCTACGCACGTCTGCTCCACCAGTTCTGA
- a CDS encoding immunity 49 family protein yields the protein MTTTVERHGTPEPGDGEYAERLMASAIKQIEALDRSTRMLDALWDSVRLAVWARSAVDPTGGSIDTWEAVVNAAQVGSAVFRLTGAGEGTVDCRIHHEVRRLPAMGPKKFASAPNWLDAFYYAVICRDRERITELCAIPMYRLRAAGAMHDEYLYHWVGALQAYWTNRQADMVEELTLAFRQSHPDAVRIAPREWLQQLSYPPINLFYRFVKRDHDGFNAALVHALEQHRKYWDQEDRDFHVTGLWAIGPLAMACLAFDGGFPIDVVSDYLPVQLLNRSRVGEFDT from the coding sequence GTGACCACCACGGTCGAGCGCCACGGCACCCCGGAACCCGGTGACGGGGAGTACGCGGAGCGGCTGATGGCCTCCGCGATCAAGCAGATCGAAGCCCTGGACCGTTCCACTCGGATGCTCGACGCGCTGTGGGATTCCGTTCGACTCGCCGTGTGGGCCCGCTCGGCCGTGGATCCGACCGGCGGGTCCATCGACACCTGGGAAGCGGTGGTCAACGCGGCGCAGGTGGGCTCCGCGGTCTTCCGGCTCACCGGCGCCGGTGAGGGGACCGTCGATTGCCGAATACACCATGAGGTACGGCGACTTCCGGCCATGGGCCCCAAGAAGTTCGCGAGTGCGCCGAACTGGCTGGACGCCTTCTACTACGCGGTCATCTGCCGTGACCGGGAACGCATCACCGAGTTGTGCGCGATCCCGATGTACAGGCTCCGTGCGGCCGGGGCCATGCACGACGAGTACCTGTACCACTGGGTCGGGGCGCTCCAGGCGTACTGGACGAACCGGCAGGCCGACATGGTGGAGGAACTGACCCTGGCATTCCGACAGTCCCACCCCGACGCGGTACGGATCGCGCCCCGGGAGTGGCTCCAGCAGCTCTCCTATCCGCCGATCAACCTCTTCTACCGGTTCGTCAAGCGCGACCACGACGGTTTCAACGCCGCGCTGGTCCACGCGCTCGAACAGCACAGGAAGTACTGGGACCAGGAGGATCGCGACTTCCACGTCACCGGCCTGTGGGCGATCGGCCCGCTGGCCATGGCCTGCCTCGCCTTCGACGGCGGCTTCCCCATCGACGTGGTCTCGGACTACCTGCCGGTCCAGCTCCTGAACCGCAGTCGGGTCGGCGAGTTCGACACGTAG
- a CDS encoding MinD/ParA family protein, which yields MSQDDWQGDVLRDLRNLNGGPGGSDAPGRPGKPTGGPPAASASPDTPPPAEPPNQAEAPGRDEPPGRDAAARALPTPAPAPAPAPRPLPTPVTMELPLPDELVRGKPLSGDSATRRTSRSLRRLVGSSATREVEEATRVAQALQQPLTTGRQIVVTSIRGGAGKTTVAALLGRTFAHYRQDPVLMLEADPALGTLPARLGVTKVRWTTSDVAQLIDPSMQLTDVVGYLVQLPDRGWLLPGSQGRVGNRLELAEYRSVMVALRRYFGITVVDCDTLPSELSRTALSAAQARVLVTPATVEGVTTTRSVLDWMVSLSRPRMLEGTVVVVAASSPHMTLDVAAAREHLQLGGVRVLMLPYDRHLAAGGPIRTDLLGQVTREAVTELAAEVLTRAMSRRSNR from the coding sequence ATGTCCCAGGACGACTGGCAGGGCGACGTACTGCGCGACCTGCGCAACCTCAACGGCGGCCCCGGCGGCTCCGACGCACCGGGCCGGCCCGGGAAGCCGACCGGCGGGCCCCCGGCCGCGTCCGCGTCCCCCGACACGCCCCCACCCGCCGAGCCGCCGAACCAGGCCGAGGCACCGGGCCGGGACGAGCCGCCGGGCCGGGACGCCGCCGCCCGGGCCCTCCCGACACCCGCCCCCGCCCCCGCGCCCGCCCCCCGGCCGCTGCCCACGCCCGTCACCATGGAGCTGCCGCTCCCCGACGAGTTGGTCAGGGGCAAGCCGCTCAGCGGGGACTCCGCCACGAGGCGGACCTCCCGCTCGCTGCGCCGGCTCGTCGGCTCCTCGGCCACCCGCGAGGTGGAGGAGGCGACCCGCGTCGCGCAGGCGCTTCAGCAGCCGCTCACCACGGGCCGGCAGATCGTCGTCACCAGCATCCGCGGCGGCGCGGGCAAGACCACCGTCGCCGCGCTGCTCGGCCGCACCTTCGCGCACTACCGTCAGGATCCGGTGCTGATGCTGGAGGCCGACCCGGCACTGGGTACCCTCCCGGCCCGGCTCGGCGTCACCAAGGTGCGCTGGACGACGAGCGACGTCGCGCAGCTCATCGACCCGTCGATGCAACTCACCGACGTCGTCGGCTATCTCGTCCAGTTGCCCGATCGGGGTTGGCTGCTGCCCGGCAGCCAGGGTCGGGTGGGCAACCGGCTGGAACTGGCCGAGTACCGCTCGGTGATGGTCGCGTTGCGCCGCTACTTCGGGATCACCGTCGTGGACTGCGACACCCTCCCGAGCGAGTTGTCCCGTACCGCCCTGTCTGCGGCGCAGGCGCGGGTGCTGGTCACCCCGGCCACCGTCGAGGGCGTCACCACCACCCGATCGGTGCTGGACTGGATGGTCTCGTTGTCGCGGCCGAGGATGCTGGAGGGAACGGTGGTCGTCGTCGCCGCGTCGTCCCCCCACATGACGCTCGACGTGGCCGCGGCGCGTGAACACCTGCAACTGGGCGGCGTGAGGGTCCTGATGCTCCCGTACGACCGGCACCTCGCCGCCGGCGGCCCGATCCGCACCGACCTGCTCGGCCAGGTCACGCGCGAGGCCGTCACCGAGCTCGCCGCCGAAGTCCTCACCCGAGCCATGAGCAGGCGAAGCAACCGATGA
- a CDS encoding immunity 49 family protein, which produces MTVVVGSHVTAGATEEEWVASLGEYLTEDIDELERYPHSLGRVFDSALRLLAARCTVDPRAARVETWEAAVNALQSGSAVFATASAGEGSVPCLINRRVRTLPAGSDEAASNLGTWLDTFWLAVVCRDQARIAELCRFPLDRLIVVGFEEYLSHWVDALRTFGLRGPGLVERLTRAMETSSSDVAVRVPRDLLEGVLAPPIHLFGLFVTGDVNGFNAALVRALELHRAYWSAEGRSGKPGGHLALGPLALACLALDAGMPVRVESGYLPHHLLHRSWHGEFPT; this is translated from the coding sequence GTGACGGTGGTTGTCGGCAGTCATGTCACGGCGGGCGCCACGGAAGAGGAATGGGTCGCATCGCTCGGTGAGTACCTCACGGAGGACATCGACGAACTGGAGCGGTACCCGCACTCGCTCGGGCGCGTCTTCGACAGTGCGCTGAGGCTTCTCGCGGCCCGCTGCACCGTCGATCCGCGTGCGGCGAGGGTGGAGACCTGGGAAGCGGCTGTGAACGCCCTCCAGTCGGGGTCGGCCGTGTTCGCGACCGCCTCCGCGGGCGAAGGGTCCGTACCGTGCCTGATCAACCGTCGGGTGCGTACGCTGCCGGCCGGGAGCGACGAGGCCGCCTCGAATCTCGGGACGTGGCTCGACACGTTCTGGCTCGCGGTGGTGTGTCGTGATCAGGCGCGGATCGCCGAGCTGTGTCGATTCCCGCTCGACCGGCTGATCGTCGTCGGGTTCGAGGAGTACCTCTCGCACTGGGTCGACGCACTGCGGACGTTCGGGCTCCGGGGGCCCGGTCTGGTGGAGCGGTTGACCCGGGCGATGGAGACGTCCTCGTCCGATGTCGCGGTGCGGGTGCCGCGGGATCTGCTGGAGGGGGTGTTGGCTCCGCCGATCCACCTGTTCGGCCTGTTCGTCACAGGGGACGTCAACGGTTTCAACGCGGCGCTGGTGCGGGCGCTGGAGCTGCACAGGGCGTACTGGAGCGCCGAGGGGCGATCCGGGAAGCCGGGCGGTCATCTCGCCCTGGGCCCGCTGGCCCTGGCGTGCCTCGCCCTCGACGCCGGGATGCCGGTCCGGGTGGAGTCGGGCTACCTGCCCCACCACCTGCTGCACCGCTCCTGGCACGGCGAATTCCCCACGTGA